A segment of the Nilaparvata lugens isolate BPH chromosome X, ASM1435652v1, whole genome shotgun sequence genome:
AGTTTACTTACTAGCTGCAAGTTCATTCACAGAAGCATATTCCAGTTCTATACCAACCCCAGTAGACAAAATTATTTCCCAATAATTCATAGTTCAACAGTTATTTTTGCACCTTTTTCGACTGAGCACCgctgaaatattatttttaataacagTTTAAGTAATGAACAACTTTCGAGAAAATGATCTTAGAGTTTCTCATTATTGTTATCAATCTATGATTAATTCCttacagaaaataatattggaagTTATCAGTTGTGAGAGAAATTAATGAACTAACCAGTGTCGGATATTGTCCTTTTTCCATATCTGCTTCCAAGAAAGAACTGTGCTCGTGGTGCAATCtgttgtatttcaccagagccTCTGCCCCATACCCGGCTTGACCTCCCtgaaaaaatgtatgaaaaacgtTTTCTCATAGAAAATTAGAACCCGATCCACAAGTGATTATCCATAGATTATAGGAAAGGATGTAAAATTGGAGTTGGAACACTGATTCAGCTAACAGCAGTAATTCTGCACTCGAATTCACGAGAATGTCCTCAAATTACATAACATTTAAGCAGAAATTGAatccaaattaaaatttatttatcagaaaaacatatttacaaaataatagtgtaacaataatataaagaatatactCCCTGcgtggatgatttgtccgtgtgcagggaggagtcgaTATGATATTTTGGATATTTTACTGATCACGTTTACAGTATGCGTGATAAGATCTCTGTCAGTCTCAGCTAACTAAACATCAGCTGAACATTATCAGGTACATCAATAACCAAGCATATTGAATCTTTAACAAAACATTACCACTATGGATACTTACGTTACTGGACAGATATGTAATTTTTAGGATgggaataaaatattaatgagTCGTGGAGATGAATACGAGAGcgatttggataaaatgtacGTAATAGTGAAATAATTTGCTACAAAAATGCAAATCAGCTCAAATTACAAGTGGAAATGGTGCAAAGCATTGAAGTACTGCACTAATGAAATTATTCGATTCTGCAACAAACAGCTAGAACTCTTACAAACAGCTTCACATTGTATGTTTCATAGCAATTCGGTTTTATTAGAAAACTCTACAAAGGTCGTTTGTTTCTTTTAGTGGCTAGAGCTCAGTGTTTCTTTTCCTAGCCACTTTAGATAGTATTAAACTATTCGTATAACTGTGACAATTTTTGTGTTAACGAGCATCAAACTCATCCGATTTCTATATAGATGTGCAAgagattaaaaatttattattttgattttccaaacAAAATTGATAAGTTTTTTAACAAAGAATCATAACGCAGAAATACGgtcaaacaaaattgaaaaaatcgaaTGAATACATTGGAATATGAAATACAAGATATTAATTTTGAAGTATCTCAATGTATACTAGATTTCTACACTTTACAAATTAGTGCACTTCAagaagaattgaataatattataggatgaAATTCAAGAACcaataaaatcaattgattCAACAATGTACAGTGAAATGTCAtgaattcaaccaatcaatcatttatttatcaataaaaatcacAGTGATCCATAATAATATTTAGGTATTTTAAAGAGGAAAACTAAGCTTaacttgtactattcctcttccaaattttattGGATGCATAGAACATTTTATAAGTCAGTTTCTtcttgtaatataatatatatgagtACAtgagttttctaaaaaaaaaaaaaacgaaaacaGTGGAGCAtcaaaatgtttgtctgtaATTTTCTCAATGCTCAGGGGAGTGCTTGaatagtctatagtgaggtccacgttataatggcagtggataaagatagaagaatagcgatgccgattctctgcattaattaattatatttctacactgtgaaaaacaaaattggCATGGTTGTGGACCTAGataaggatagtaccaccggctttgtcaaatgatagacaatgatagcaaaaccaaagtagATCAAATagtgtcattataacgtgaacctcactatatatagaTAGGCTACGTATATACAGTTTTCATAGAAACTTCACGATTCATATAATTTGAGtacatcattataattttttgtgcTGTATAGTAGCTGTGATTCATTgagataattatatttatatttgaaaatattcattttatgtaTCAAATTATAAGTTTAATTTGATAGATCTCGAAGAATGAACAGAATTttgattaatcattgataaCATAGAGCATAAAAGAGATTCCATGGTACAGACGTTTATGTCCAAAATTTCACAGTTTGTTCGAAAGTCTATGTAGTTCTTTTTCgtaaagctatgtgatgctggttgCAAAGAAAATGGAAATTTAGGAGATTCTGGAGATAGAAGTGGATACAAGATTAAGATATATTGAGGATATAGATTGGGTTCTATTGAGGATACAAGATCTTTCCTGGTAGTCTCTTCCCATACTGTGATGtccatacactctcacccgttCAATACAGTGATAATCAACAATTATAGTGGACAGTAaccgacaataatcggcttgaacAATCAGTGGAATTCGAAACTAAACGCTCTTTATTATGAGAGATAACTTCTAATGATATATTTCCCCATGGTGATAAGTACCTGGAATGCAAACAACAAAGCAACAGccaaataaaaatttacaattattataataattatttttaattgaaaatagatttcTTATTAAAATTGGGGAATATATTTTGGACTTGACACTTTGAATTTTAAGGATGTGGCCGGTTTTCTCTAGCAGAAAAATGAATCATACAAGATAATAAGATAAGATAAACTCACGATTAAGCTTTGTGTCTTGGAGTGTTGGTGATTCCAGAGTCCGTTTGCCATACCGACCTCCACTGCTGTAGAAATTCTGGGCCGAAGAAATGTAAATGATGGCCAGGAGAATAGCGAGACCGAACCAGTAGACACACTGCTGTCTCATCTCCTGAACACAACAATTTGCAAAGTCAAATCCCTGTTGAAAACTGCTGTTCCACTCGAACACTATTCCACTAGATTTATAGTCAAGTCAATATGGACAtcaaaagggggtgtgcttgcaatttgtagttctgatttttaatatattatttgcatacatgagagaagtccagaaccaatttcttcatgcaaaatttacTTGTACTAGACACAGAGTGACCCAAAAAACTcgtattttttgtttatattcggctgatattgttgatcaagaaCTAACATTTCTCAGAATtgttttttccttcaaatttcactcatttttgaaaaatcataactcagttcTCATTGAACATAGAGAGTTCCGTGTGATGAcattctattcagaattttataatctaaaaaaaggtgagagcaaatttttctgtccgattactggatttggcagaaatagctgaaaactggaaaatgaaccgaaaatacgaggtttttgggccttTCTGTATCTAGcgcaaggaaattttgcatgaagaaattggttctggacttctctcatgtatccaaataatataagtTACGGAAGCCTCAGCTGACGTCTTTCACTATCTCTATGGAGACAGCTAAGATTAtgatgttgattaaataaacaatcattcttTGTCTGAGTTTGAATGAGACGTTTTATTCCTATCTACTTAACTGGTGCCGAAACCAAAATATTATCCAGTATTTTTAGTTAAAGTTAATAGGAATTTTCGGATAGATTTTGAAAATGCCAAGGAGGAAAAAGGAAATTgcatcaaatattgaaattaccgGGAAAGAACCACCACTTATGGACGTGAAATGTCTCATGGATTTGATCGGATCAATTCAGGAGTTCCAAGGAGAGGTAAAAGAACTTAGTCTATTCTTGGAGAGAATGGATGCCatccattctcaaattattgacagaaattttgatgaattaacaACTACAAACCTGCATTCGTTTTTCTTGTCTAGAATAAGTACATCAATTATGGTTGATTTGGGAGTATCGTTCAGTTCATCTTGGGAGGATGTTAAAAAAGCCCTTAAAGAACGTTATGCAGGTGCAAGGAAATCAGTCTCTGCAATGGCAATGAGAGTGTTggaattgaatcataatttgGAAGTGATGGAAAATTGCATTATAAATGATAAACGTaatcaaataattcttgaaagACAAAACTTTGGAGGTATAACAAAAACTACCCATCGTTATGGCCCAATTCATACTTATACAATTACAATTGGCCCTCAGGCGACAGATGATGAactgaaacatacaataaaGCAGTTGATGGTAAGGgggaaagtttattttatattttccaaggaaaaagattttattgataaaattaagagCTTTCATAAAGATGAATGCTGGGACTCAAAAATACACTTGATAATTTGTGATAGACAAGTTAAAACAGTTGAAGATAGAAGAGAACAACAAGAAGTTGTAGAACAATATCACATTGGAAGGACCAACCATAGAGGGGAAAAGGAAACGTTACAACACCTGAAACGGCAGTATTATTGGCTGAATATGGCCAAAACAATAAGAAATGTGCTGGGAAAGTGTGCAGCATGCAATATAGCAAAATATGACAGAAAGCCTTACAAGACGCCTCAGATGGTCACACCTACTCCCGCAAGACCAgcagaaataattcaagttgacATTTTCTATTACAATAAACTGAAGTATCTTACTACAATCGATTGTTTTACAAGGTTGCTTCTGCATggattttaaagaataaaacagCCAAGTGCATGGAACAAAATTTACTAGCATTTTTTGGGCTCTTCAATACCCCCAACATGTTGTTAATGGATAAAGGAAAAGAATTCGACAACAATcggatcaaaaaacttttacaGGAACTTGGTATCGACAGCCACTTCACTACAGTAGGACATCCGCAATCTCATGGAATGATGGAACGTTTACATAGCACGCTAACTGAACATTTGCACTTATTAGAAGTTGATAGAAACATCTGTGGGGAAGAAGCAATGGCAAGAGCTATTCTGGCATATAATAGTAGCATACattcttcaacaaatttttcacCATTTGAGTTAGTTGAGCATCCAGAGGAGCATAGAGAAGTGGAGAGAAAAATCATAAACGAGAAAGTTCGGAGgacaaaaaagtataatttggAGGTGGCTGaagacatgaataaaataaaagtaggtgaCATAATCTTCAAGAAAAATCATCACAAGAGAACGAAATCGGATCATAGATTTGTTGGACCATATGAAGTGATTGATCTACTACATAGGAACCGAGTGGAGGTAAAAAAGCAACACAACAATGGACGAGGTAGACATGAAATTGTGCATTTGAGTGAGATTAGAAGATCGAAAAGGAACTATAATGAAGATGAGTAAGGAAAGATttccaaaatgtttttattatgttgttttccatgttttgttTTTATGAGTTCTATTTACATCTCTATAATAGAGATAGTAAAGACTGGAGGGGGGTAGTTACGGAAGCCTCTGCTGACGTCTTTCACTATCTCTATGGAGACAGCTAAGATTAtgatgttgattaaataaacaatcattctttgtctgagtttgaatgagacgttttattcctatctacttaacttatataaaaaaaatcagaactacaatgtaaattgcaaacaccaatgtatatagtgacaggactataatttattcttagATAATCAGCACATGTTTGGGATATGATTTTGGATTTTCTCTGTAGTGGAATCAACGGAGGAAGTTACGAAATCATTAATCATGATGGGAATGATTAATGTATCAACTACTACCGTGATAAATAACACAAGGATTCAAAAAGGCGATAATAGATCAATACAACACCCCCAATAAGATGgataatatcaataacattCTCGAATAAGTATTTATAAGACAGTATTAATATGAGACAgtgtgaatatttttaatgaagtgcgatattattttattttgttttctttttttgtaatgttatacTATCaaatatgtcattaaggctcaAGTATCCAAGTACTTCGTTACTGGAgtttgtctgtgagcctttctatgttttcagggaataaataaataagtacttAAAAGACAGATTCGCAATTGAAATTGTTCATTTATTcgaattcaaaaaaatgttaatttacGGCCACTGGCCGTTTGTTAGAATCGTGGTTTTAAGCACTAGTCAGTGGATGAGTGATGAAAATCAGAAAGCAGAGTAGCATAAAGAAAACTTTTTCGAATAAACAGAACAGAAAAAGAGATAATGAGGTTGTGTCATTCTGGCTGTAGAGTAGAGCTTTAAGTAACAGACAAAATTACTTTGAAATCAGTGAAAAATGGATGTTCATTTATCTCTTACAGCTCACATCATattgacattataatattaataatgacCAACATCGGTACCTGCAGGATAATTTCCAAGAGCTGAATAAACAAGGTGACATTCTTAGTTCACAGATCATATTGAGCCTCTCACGAGGAGATCATCACATACGTTAGTAAAAATTGGAGGGCATTCTCATCCGTTTTACTTGATCATTCCTACAATACGAGGAGTGGTGGCTCAATCCTCGGTTACCCGGCACATAGACTAACTCTTCTGGAGAGattgagtgattgattgatttttattgagtGCTAGGTCTAGTAAGACCCATTGCACATTATAACAAAACATAAcatcacaaaaataatagaatgtaaAAACTAAAGATAAATATTCTAAGAACTTAGAATTAAATAGGTAATgagattacaataaaatattaattataattaatactaattataatgaaatgaagaatattaaactacaataaaaaactagaaaataattaCTGCAGCATTAACAACAAGCAATAACAGATTCCATCACTCAATCAATACCAGCagaatgaaaattaaaacaGAAAAACAAAGTAAATACATTTTCAGCAAATTAGTAGATAGAAAAGAGAATAAAACTTGCATTGATATttccttgaaaaaaaaaaaaaatttgaactgTTATTAAACAGTGGAGAAAAAATAAAGGGCTATACTATCaaaccaaaaataatcaaaGTAATACATGTTATAATGAAGTGtgttaaataatataaactatttataaatgGATGTAGAAgacaaatttttaatattcatatggTATGGATCAATGTAAAACTGATAATCGTTAAAGGACTAGTCACTCATCAATCATAAGCAAATGAGCGTGCAATCTTTTCTTAAACAGGGAGAGAGACGTGGAAAACACAATGTGAGTTGGAAGGGCGTTCCACTCTCTGCTTGCTGTTGTGATGAAAGACGAATTGAATATGGATGTACGGTGATGAGGAATTTGAAGAGTGAACTGATGTGACCTGGTTTGACGAGCAGTATGAACGGATGATAACAAAGTGAATGAGTTACGCAGATAGCATGgtccttcatttttcacaattattttatataccAGAATCAGGAGGAAATATTTCCTTCGATTCTTGATTTTCAGCCATTCCAGTTGCATAAAGTAAGGCGTTATATGCTCATCCCGCCTGGCATTGTAGATGTATCTTATTGCATAATTGAGGGATCTCTGCATCCTACCATTCAATTCATCTGTCAGGTCAACGTATACGGTTGAGCAATAATCAAGAAAGGGTATTATTAATGATCTGACCAATAGGATACGTGTGCTTTGAGGCAGGAAATGTTTCAGACGTTTGAGCTGGTGCATGCCTGCAAACACTCTGTTACATACATGAGTGGTCTGCTCCTTCCAGCTAAGACTCTGGTCTAGATACAGTCCAAGAGTTCGCACACTCTTCAGGTAGGGAACAACATTTCCTGCAACAGTGATAGCCGGGAGTCTTTCCTGATCAAATCTGCTCAGAAGAGTTGGGAAGCCAAGAATGATGCTTTGAAGAGAGGCCCACACTATtgcgcaataaaaattataaatagactCCCTcataattttaaagatttttccaacttttcaaAGATGACCGGAAGGATAAGGAAAGTTATGTTAAAAAGAGCGCCATACACAGTGGATGAATGTGTGGATGTCTTGAGGGAAGAAAATTACACATCATAGAACTATTACGAAATAAAAATTTCCTttaaatcaactgaaattaatcGATTTCTTCCAGGGGGTGCTCCTAAAGGCAGTGTTTTTTCTTTGACGTCTCCTCCTTCCActattgtttattattgattgtgacgattcaatgttgtgaagattgtcttttatatgcaactatttgaataaatgaagttTGATTTGATTCGAGCATTATGcactttataattataattatttctatgaaaattattatttttcgataTTGATCGTcaatatattgttaattttcTCATAAAACCTCTAAATTTATCATTGCTGCCAAATCTGCACTATTCCGTCCTTATCTTGGTAAAACGTTTTCCcacaaatattcatttattttgagCATGTGTGAAAGcataaatatttttacagactaattattattctggtAAATATAacaaaatcaagaaaaaaattaagtacccttttattaaaaactttgaaatattttaaccaCTAGTTCCGACCATAggttattttcaagttaaaaatgaCTATTAactgacctatggtcgaaactagtcgttgaaatattttaaagtttttaataaaagggtacttaaagattttatattgtttttatttgtataaaGTAGCTGATATAAGCGAAGtgatttcataatcaagaaGTATTTTCAGAGTGATGGAGTGATATTGCTTTTCATATGAAGAGATAGAGTTCTACAGTTCTACAGAACTGTTCTGCTTGTTAATTATCCATGCAACGATATACCaatcaataacaaaaatattcatttaattgaTGGTAGCCTATAATTTTATAACCTATAACCTATGTTATAACCTATAACATTTAGCTTGAATAATACTACTCTCAACTCTACACCCTCATACAGTAAAGATGACAGATTAAGTTTTATGAGGACTTGCCAAGCCATCTGTCTCACTGTCTTCATTAAAGACTTTTGTAGCTCGGGGACCTCTGTTAGCTTAGCAACCGAGTCGCAAGTCTCACAACTTTTGAATGCAACATCTTAAATAGGAAATTCAGAGAATGTATTACATCATAGTTGCtgagaaatgaaataaagacCAGGGAAAACAGTATTGGAGTGATTGAAAAGAAAGGATGATAAGGATATGACAAAGATAAAAAATAGGAGATGTTATTGAGAAGGAAAATATAAGGATGGATagtaaagctacgtttacactatgtagATGGAGAGCTATATAGGTCTGCTTCAATTATGTGTGTCTTCTATTAATTATACTcgtgaaataaataatagttgttGATTTGAGGAAGTTCATCTGGGATATACAGTAGTTGTTGGCAACAAGTTGGTCCATATTAATCATCACACTTTCTAGAGATGCTCTCTCAGTGATGTTTCGGAAGCCTGAGGCTGGCCAAGCCACAAAGGCACCAACCACATGTGCTCCACTCGCTCGCAACTGTTCTGAAGAGTTGACCGCATGTCTGTAGCCTGCCTATGTGACAAAACAGCTCCCATCGCACAAATTTTCAACCTCTTTTCAGCCAAGTCCGTATCTTCCACAGTAAGCTACTCAATAAACGTTTGGTTCCATACACGCAAGGCTGGTTAATATGAATCAAAAAACCCTATCTAACCACTATCGCTAAGCACACACAACTCCCACAATCTAATCACTCAATAAATTAACTTCCACTACTTATTCATAGCTGGTATATAAAGAGAAATATCATAGTTTCCATTaagaatattcattgaaattggaGTGAAGTTTTGAGCTGAGTCGGtttcttcttattttatttctttcaagGGATTTGGAGAGTgatttcatatttcatattatttatatatttatatacatttGGTTTTGACTTCCACTACTTATTCATAGCTGGTATTTTTGGAGAAATCTCGTAATCTCCATTAGgactattcattgaaattaggAAGAAGAGAAGTTTTGAGCTGAGTCtgcttttttcatttctttcaagGAATTTATCGATTAGATATGCGCCTGCTACTCCTTTTATTAAGGGTGACAACCTTAGTAGCATTGAACTCCACCAAATACTAAATACTATTTATGAGCTTGGAAGTCGCTTCCCGGAGGTTTGGAACCTACTCAAAGATGTAAGCCAATACGAAAGACAATAAAGTGTAAGTTCTCTATGCAAAAATATGTTCGTATTTCGCTTGTTTCATCCGTAATTTCACTaaaatgtatgtaattttttgctgaggatgatgccaacatgagctccaggcttgtgcgtaggtaatgagactgatgatgagagatgagaaggTACAGGCGTGTTTACATaaaaattacatacattttAGTGAAATTACGGATGAAACAAGCGAAATACGAACATATTTTTGCATAGAGAGCTTACACTTTATTGTCTTTCGTATTGGCTTAGTACAATCATAGAATCGTAATTTCTATTCCCGCCGAATAAttgtttataaatatttgaaaacctTTCACCATGGTTGGAAACGTAACTGTAATATAATCGCgatgaaaaacattgttgacaaaTTTTCTGCTGGTTAAAGATCCCACATAATTGTgagacttgtgcgtgggtgaatGTGATGAGTGCAACAGCCTACAATCACCATTAGTATACTCACAAACATACGTATTCATTTAACTGACATTTCAAAGATTGGTTCACTAAATTGAGAATATTTGAGCTCGTTTCGAAGTTCACCAACTTGAGTGGAGTGGAGTAAACTGCAACGCACTGAAATCCCTGGAAGTTGGCAGcaattaaattgaatatgaGGTCTTGAATGTCATCAACAAACTTTGGAATCATCATTCCAGTTTATGATGCCTAATATGGAAGCCTCTATTACTCAACTTCCCGTTGATATGTTCAGATTAAAACGGAGTTCTCTTAAAAGTATTGAAAGTTGAAACGGGGTTTTCTTAAAAGTATTGAAAGTTAAAACGGGGTTCTCTTAAAAGTATTGAAACGATTTTATCTGGTATGATGCATGTACTTTTTGAATTATACAATTATTGCGGAATTGAACTAAGTTATGATTGTAATTGTAGTATTTTTCAGTTACTTGATTCACATAATGGATATGATTATATTTCAACATATGTTACCTAATTGAATGATTGTAtcagatgaatgaataaaattaatttgtgaTTGATCACAACATTTAATACACATAGAACAATGAAATCAATATCCTAGGggaaatttttctcaagaaagTCTAAAACAATCAACATGAATTCACTTCTCTCTTGATGTTCTGAGTTTATGTAATTTTAGTCTAAAGTTCATTGTTCTCAAGTTCAAATATCATGAGAAACTGTCCTTTGAAGTGACTCTAGACCATATTCATCACTCAATTTCAAATCACAGGCAAGTCTCTCCGGACTGAAACTTTGTCATTATTGGTTCGAGTTAATGGGGAATGGGGCCATCTCTCTCTAGTACCCGCAAATATTCAGTAGCATACACCTTTGTCTTTCTGCAACTATATAATTGAAGGAGGATCCGGATTTTTTTCGAGGTGACT
Coding sequences within it:
- the LOC111044744 gene encoding uncharacterized protein LOC111044744; translated protein: MRQQCVYWFGLAILLAIIYISSAQNFYSSGGRYGKRTLESPTLQDTKLNRRSSRVWGRGSGEIQQIAPRAQFFLGSRYGKRTISDTDSGEKTVDQLTCQFT